One Gossypium hirsutum isolate 1008001.06 chromosome A11, Gossypium_hirsutum_v2.1, whole genome shotgun sequence genomic window carries:
- the LOC121210068 gene encoding uncharacterized protein yields MGIVKFDDTSSTENPLPNHGDKGINAIIESSGKEIKMNIAEVNTPLKEVWKKMVERGLITQNSEVRPREAKNYCEFHDQEGHEIQECSQFRALVQGLMDNKELEFFEYIGSLEEADVCASEEMSTKDVYKVNRPVVIISHSKRVPWNYSCNVTFPGEETPINASEEVQDQGFYTRSGRHYTPNTKVEQVKGKLLAIKQKKEKPAGPEPTVNELVTEKEAKEFLKFLKQSEYSVVEQLHKQPVRISVLALLLSFETHHSALMKIPPGGRGSTKALHITTHCKRYTLLGVLIDNGSALNVLPLSTLSRLPVDSSHMKTCQNVVRAFDSTERKTVDTFGGAVPSSLHQKLKLVTEGRLVTINAEEDIIAVITIDAPYLEANDEAIECSFRSLEFLNVTFIIEGNKIPMPRLSETTRMGLRLTIGKEALPGRGLGKYLQGRINTFVSGGVIHSEQKTSGKEILEGMMESLDINATYEEGTGVENLSGIRPYEPGSVLNN; encoded by the exons atggggattgtgaaatttgatgatacaTCCAGTACAGAGAATCCATTACCTAACCATGGGGATAAGGGGATAAATGCGATAATCGAGAGTTCGGGGAAAGAAATTAAGATGAATATTGCAGAAGTGAATACCCCGTTGAAAGaagtatggaagaaaatggtggaaagaggTTTGATAACACAGAATTCGGAGGTCAGGCCTCGAGAAGCGAAGAATTATTGTGAGTTCCACGATCAAGAGGGTCATGAGATTCAGGAATGCAGCCAATTCAGGGCTTTAGTACaaggattgatggataataaggagctggaaTTCTTCGAATATATCGGGAGCCTGGAAGAAGCAGATGTGTGTGCCTCCGAAGAGATGTCGACGAAGGATGTTTACAAAGTCAACCGCCCAGTGGTTATCATATCAC ACAGCAAAAGGGTACCGTGGAACTATAGCTGCAATGTGACATTCCCGGGAGAGGAGACCCCGATTAATGCATCAGAGGAAGTTCAAGACCAAGGTTTTTATACGCGCAGCGGAAGGCATTATACCCCAAATACAAAAGTCGAGCAGGTTAAAGGAAAATTATTAGCAATTaagcaaaagaaagagaagccgGCGGGGCCTGAACCAACTGTTAATGAATTAGTGACTGAAAAAGAAGccaaggaattcttaaaattcctAAAGCAGAGCGAATATAGTGTCGTAGAACAGTTGCACAAACAGCCAGTGCGTATATCGGTACTGGCCTTACTTTTAAGTTTCGAAACCCATCACAgcgcattgatgaag ATACCGCCAGGAGGCCGAGGATCAACTAAAGCTTTGCACATAACGACTCACTGTAAACGGTACACGTTACTgggggtattgattgacaatgggtctGCACTGAATGTCCTACCCCTATCTACTCTGAGTAGGTTGCCAGTGgatagttcccatatgaagacatgccaaaatgtagtgagagcatttgatagCACGGAAAGGAAG accgtggatacattCGGCGGGGCAGTCCCTTCATCGCTGCAtcaaaagttgaaattagtgACCGAAGGTCGGTTAGTAACAATCAATGCTGAAGAGGACATCATCGCGGTAATAACCATTGATGCCCCATATCTGGAGGCAAATGATGAAGCAATCGAGTGCTcttttcgatctttggagttttTGAACGTGACGTTCATCATCGAAGGAAATAAGATTCCAATGCCCAGGTTATCTGAGACTACAAGAATGGGACTACGGCTAACTATTGGAAAAGAGGCTCTACCCGGAAGAGGACTCGGGAAATACCTCCAAGGAAGGATTAAT ACTTTTGTGTCTGGAGGGGTCATTCACTCCGAGCAGAAGACATCGGGAAAGGAAATCTTGGAAGGAATGATGGAAAGTTTGGACATCaacgccacatatgaagaagggaCGGGGGTAGAGAATTTGTCAGGCATTCGCCCTTATGAGCCgggaagtgttctgaataattag
- the LOC107886243 gene encoding uncharacterized protein has product MDIIIPPCNHASHLSTICLWETEEDRCEECGGEISGTAFTCVLCEVWKHITCADKLNRDLLLEIIHPLHLQHRLQLQWDYQFDFICDKCLYISTGYIYRCSSCDFRLDLTCGSSISGQLRKDQEPLRFKDGKKKTIFHHSHSHVLSFFKYRKVREEDYDCFWCEKHLLPSEVCYGCSFCNFYLHQVCSDKIPRTLSHSFHPNHPLRLTYTYENGYCNGCSKECDTYTPLYVCEMSSFRLDFDCAKLSPSLKLDCHHHLLTFFKDFNKKGEEGQDSYCKACGKHCGGASVYRCVQCHFSFHLKCVIPSSAIHKYHIHLLTMMELIKEDDSEKCYCDVCENERNPKDPVYYCQSCTFISHIQCVLDQDKVASGKVPSSSPPPMENQALFVEQNEGSNAIRTLSLFRPIIHPHQIYEVTEELKGENYCSGCRLVLNGSSYFCKTCPDFYLHEKCAKFSYEIQHPFHSSHPLNLYTSLVSNFIACDVCRDICDGFIYFCEQFDFKLDMKCAALTTHKIGVLEEKMTGRVTELHHFTHPHKLVLANCNDPKHKRKCNICRLQILGPAYFCPERFCGYKLHESCLRLPQKIRVPFHPNHMLVSRLLPYSNSLQRCYACTLQLHLGEFVYSCEHCDFNVHAICANSLKRPLKCEFHPNDLYYFGRNHISPFDSIWDKNFNCEVCDGSCKRKPFYRCLKCGIIFHLKCVRIPYTVKSKYHIHTLLLKDSFIEDDSGKYFCDFCEEERNSNDDIYYCEECNGQTIAHIECVLAEVEDNIEIRKNIHEERFRKELENLVARFMKLFSNDCRPPIEEVIQAGVVPRFVELLGSPSDYVREQAVLVLGNIAAVSLRCRDLVLGHRALLPLLALLNEPVSRTMLENATWTLSRFCKPPFDQVKLVLPTLARLIHSKDEVVLAKACRALSYLSDDTNDNIQAIIEAGVLGHLVELLRHPFPSVAISALYTVRNIVTRNDVQILK; this is encoded by the exons atGGATATCATCATACCTCCCTGCAATCATGCATCTCACTTGTCCACCATATGTCTTTGGGAGACTGAAGAGGATCGTTGTGAAGAATGTGGAGGGGAAATCTCTGGTACTGCCTTTACTTGTGTTTTGTGCGAGGTTTGGAAGCACATTACATGTGCGGATAAACTGAATCGTGATCTGCTTCTTGAGATTATTCACCCCCTCCACTTGCAACACCGACTTCAACTACAATGGGATTATCAGTTTGATTTCATTTGTGATAAATGTTTGTATATATCTACTGGTTATATATACAGATGTTCTTCATGTGATTTCAGACTTGATCTCACATGTGGTTCTTCGATCAGTGGTCAGCTGCGTAAAGATCAAGAGCCATTGAGATTtaaagatggaaagaaaaagacAATCTTCCACCACAGCCACAGTCACGTGCTGAGCTTCTTCAAATATAGGAAGGTACGCGAAGAAGACTATGATTGTTTTTGGTGTGAAAAACATCTACTGCCATCAGAAGTGTGCTATGGTTGTAGTTTTTGCAATTTCTATCTCCATCAGGTGTGCAGTGATAAGATACCCAGGACACTTTCTCATTCTTTTCATCCTAACCACCCTCTTCGCTTAACCTATACCTACGAAAATGGCTACTGCAATGGTTGTTCAAAGGAGTGTGATACTTATACCCCTTTGTATGTGTGCGAGATGAGCAGCTTCAGACTTGATTTTGACTGCGCTAAACTCTCGCCTTCCCTAAAACTTGACTGTCACCATCACCTTCTTACTTTTTTCAAAGATTTTAATAAGAAAGGTGAGGAAGGGCAAGATTCATATTGCAAAGCATGTGGCAAGCATTGTGGTGGTGCTAGCGTTTATCGCTGTGTGCAATGCCACTTTAGTTTCCATTTGAAATGTGTTATACCATCATCAGctatacataaatatcacatacaTCTACTTACCATGATGGAATTGATTAAAGAAGATGATTCTGAAAAATGTTATTGTGATGTTTGTGAGAATGAAAGAAATCCGAAAGATCCCGTGTATTATTGTCAAAGTTGCACATTCATATCTCATATTCAATGTGTACTTGATCag GATAAAGTTGCATCGGGAAAGGTCCCATCCTCCTCACCCCCGCCCATGGAAAACCAAGCTTTGTTTGTGGAGCAGAATGAAGGGAGTAATGCCATCCGCACTCTG AGTTTGTTTCGACCTATCATCCACCCTCACCAAATATATGAAGTAACTGAAGAGTTAAAAGGAGAAAATTATTGCAGCGGTTGTCGTCTGGTACTTAATGGTTCAAGCTACTTCTGCAAGACATGTCCTGATTTTTACCTACATGAAAAATGTGCTAAATTCTCATATGAGATACAACACCCTTTTCATTCTAGCCACCCTCTTAACCTCTATACTTCTTTGGTTTCTAACTTCATTGCATGTGATGTGTGTAGAGACATTTGCGATGGCTTCATATACTTTTGCGAGCAGTTTGATTTCAAGCTTGATATGAAATGTGCAGCTCTAACAACTCATAAAATTGGGGTTTTAGAAGAGAAAATGACGGGTAGAGTAACTGAGTTGCACCATTTCACCCACCCCCATAAACTTGTCCTTGCCAATTGTAATGACcctaaacataaaagaaaatgcAACATTTGTAGATTGCAAATCTTAGGTCCAGCCTATTTTTGCCCTGAGAGATTCTGCGGGTATAAACTACATGAATCTTGCCTTAGGTTGCCACAAAAGATTCGAGTCCCATTTCATCCAAATCACATGTTGGTTAGTCGCCTGCTCCCTTATTCTAATTCACTTCAACGGTGTTATGCTTGCACTTTGCAATTACACTTAGGTGAATTTGTATATAGCTGTGAACATTGTGACTTTAATGTCCATGCTATATGTGCTAATTCCTTAAAGCGACCATTGAAATGTGAATTTCACCCGAATGATCTTTATTATTTTGGGAGAAATCATATATCACCCTTTGATTCAATATGGGACAAAAATTTCAATTGTGAAGTATGTGATGGAAGTTGTAAAAGAAAACCCTTTTATCGTTGTCTAAAGTGTGGTATCATTTTTCATTTGAAATGTGTTCGTATACCATATACTGTGAAATCCAAATATCATATTCATACTTTACTCTTAAAGGATTCTTTTATAGAAGACGATTCTGGAAagtatttttgtgatttttgtgaagaagaaagaaattcaAATGATGATATATACTATTGTGAAGAATGTAATGGTCAAACAATCGCTCACATAGAATGCGTGTTGGCTGAA GTAGAAGATAACATAGAGATTAGGAAGAACATTCACGAAGAGCGTTTCCGAAAAGAG CTGGAAAATTTGGTTGCCAGGTTCATGAAGTTGTTTTCAAATg ATTGTAGACCACCTATTGAGGAAGTGATTCAAGCTGGAGTGGTTCCTCGCTTTGTTGAGTTACTTGGTTCCCCAAGTGATTATGTCCGTGAGCAG GCTGTACTGGTATTGGGAAATATTGCTGCTGTTTCTCTTAGATGTCGTGATCTTGTCCTTGGCCATCGTGCTTTGCTTCCATTGTTGGCTCTGTTGAATGAACCTGTTTCACGTACTATGCTGGAAAATGCTACATGGACACTGTCAAGGTTTTGTAAGCCCCCCTTTGATCAG GTTAAGCTTGTACTCCCTACACTAGCCCGTCTTattcattcaaaagatgaagTCGTCTTAGCTAAAGCATGTAGGGCACTCTCATATCTTTCTGATGACACAAATGACAACATCCAAGCTATTATTGAAGCAGGTGTACTTGGGCATCTGGTGGAACTTTTAAG GCACCCTTTTCCTTCAGTGGCAATTTCTGCTCTTTATACAGTTAGAAATATTGTTACTAGAAATGATGTGCAAATTCTTAAATGA